A single Schistocerca gregaria isolate iqSchGreg1 unplaced genomic scaffold, iqSchGreg1.2 ptg000867l, whole genome shotgun sequence DNA region contains:
- the LOC126323783 gene encoding methionine synthase reductase-like: MPSIVTSKTKTKGPTAPVKVYRHISKLEFLNSELPSPFASPFYYDNSMYSNSPPFTKETPFMANLVRATYLTSEDAEKQVIKMVLNLKGLGADFRPGDAIGILPRNDPKKVERLISLLKLSHMKDIPFIIVPKDSNASESTPALPKHIKTPSTLQQALTYIDISGIAGKRLLMTLASYCSDRADHDELTQWATCREDYNEFVEKRRFNVLDVLEEFTSCEPDISHLLDCLPPLMPRYFSMTDYSEANSEFSFVFSVVDFAIPNTEKRFQGVCTNWLAALANSRIETKEKNKEMIAIPIFKKPSSNFTLPEDPTRPIIMVGTGTGVSPFVSFLEKIQQDMSNGIKVGKCMLFVGYRHPLKDYLFKEKLEAFQKAGVLDSLIVAFSRLEDRIVYVQHRMQEHEYANELFQLMYAQNAIFYICGDIKQVVPGIREAWTNILVSQGKTKTEAKELLAQWIESRRYILDIWG; this comes from the coding sequence ATGCCGTCGATCGTTACTTCAAAAACAAAGACCAAAGGCCCTACAGCACCTGTCAAAGTATATAGACACATTTCTAAGTTAGAGTTTTTAAATTCCGAATTGCCTTCCCCGTTCGCATCACCGTTCTACTATGACAATTCGATGTACTCCAACTCGCCACCCTTCACAAAGGAAACTCCATTTATGGCTAATCTGGTTAGAGCAACGTATCTCACATCGGAAGATGCAGAGAAACAAGTGATTAAAATGGTACTAAATTTGAAAGGCTTGGGCGCGGACTTTCGGCCAGGTGATGCCATTGGTATTTTGCCAAGAAACGATCCTAAAAAAGTCGAGCGTTTGATCTCCCTTCTCAAATTGAGCCATATGAAGGACATACCTTTTATCATTGTACCGAAAGATTCAAATGCGTCTGAATCTACACCAGCCTTGCCGAAACATATAAAAACTCCGTCAACGCTGCAACAGGCGCTTACTTACATTGATATCTCTGGAATAGCCGGAAAGAGACTCCTCATGACACTTGCTTCCTATTGCTCCGACAGAGCAGATCACGACGAACTAACCCAATGGGCGACTTGCAGAGAAGACTACAATGAATTTGTCGAGAAAAGACGTTTTAACGTTCTAGACGTACTTGAAGAATTCACGTCATGCGAACCTGACATCTCGCACTTGTTGGATTGTCTTCCCCCCCTGATGCCGCGCTACTTTTCAATGACTGACTATTCAGAGGCAAACTCCGAGTTTTCCTTTGTATTTTCTGTAGTAGATTTCGCCATACCTAACACAGAGAAGAGGTTCCAGGGGGTATGCACGAACTGGTTAGCAGCGCTGGCAAATTCACGTATAGAGACGAAAGAAAAAAACAAGGAAATGATTGCAATTCCAATTTTTAAAAAGCCAAGCTCAAATTTTACATTGCCCGAAGATCCGACTAGGCCGATTATCATGGTAGGCACTGGGACGGGTGTTTCGCCCTTTGTGAGCTTCCTAGAGAAAATACAACAAGATATGTCGAACGGAATCAAAGTTGGTAAATGCATGTTGTTCGTTGGATACCGACACCCCTTGAAAGACTACCTTTTCAAAGAAAAGCTCGAGGCTTTTCAAAAGGCAGGGGTGTTAGATAGCTTGATTGTTGCGTTTTCTAGACTCGAAGATCGCATTGTATACGTTCAGCATCGAATGCAAGAGCATGAATATGCTAATGAACTCTTTCAGCTAATGTACGcacaaaatgcaattttttatatTTGCGGAGATATAAAACAAGTTGTTCCAGGCATAAGAGAAGCGTGGACCAATATATTGGTCTCTCAGGGCAAAACGAAAACAGAGGCGAAAGAGTTACTTGCTCAGTGGATTGAATCAAGGCGCTATATTTTGGATATTTGGGGATAG
- the LOC126323735 gene encoding nonsense-mediated mRNA decay factor SMG9-like yields the protein MNTGGGNFRRIQISERVEEYSTNDKKKGKKSRYSSTSIPSNKTSLYRSKKSRRSANFSSYAFRQSDQVSHPSEQFTEETPEALTYKIIQKPILNHPSTLESEAPALSCTPAESSGDSMKESLEPTKQNGGDSGNHSQLKKKTSVVQCSTPQSAHKTALPNFCTIKIINEQFQFQPLLFNQIKAFLNATEAPAPGSHANIPFSTASDCLVIGVLGCQSVGKSTLMNAIYHCQREWESGALVGPFKIATHKTLLSSQHQTTGVDMAIGCFTGNSGAVSTHSSNLISSSGGERLLLLDVQPFPTATMLANLKRSEPQLISDTKTYEHMLHLSSIHLGLFLLSACHILLVVDDRTTAISNWKYLRTLEMLKWMLPDVSEIGSFPSPSVYVPKLKQNLDNSSPLERYSSMIIECRTRAMETDFHQSSNEQHSMVPEKKQFRDRRRHQTRSNSCLDDEIQSLYIEKTEDITSFVGSGFGYTEEENMASILDGFPLYNSESEYFPSIMFVFNRLSQLEMSESFTSNVRVSLENYFQNTRFAPSSINPETNSRQSSVEFCFIPSLLSYSMLNPLPKQILIHFSRRVLSMPRPQFRKSQLSLKEWLMNASKLWEFIKQSPVLSQYNEILKKIVY from the exons ATGAATACTGGAGGAGGCAATTTTAGACGCATACAAATATCAGAAAGGGTTGAAGAATACAGCACCAATGATAAAAAAAAGGGTAAGAAGTCTAGATATTCTTCTACAAGTATACCAAGTAACAAAACATCGCTTTATCGTTCAAAAAAATCTAGACGTTCT GCGAATTTTAGTTCGTATGCCTTCAGACAATCGGACCAGGTTTCCCATCCTAGCGAACAATTTACAGAAGAAACGCCTGAAGCTTTGACATATAAAATTATTCAAAAACCCATCTTAAACCACCCGTCCACCCTAGAATCAGAAGCACCCGCTCTCTCATGTACCCCTGCTGAAAGCAGCGGGGATTCAATGAAAGAGTCCCTAGAGCCAACAAAGCAGAATGGCGGTGACAGCGGCAATCATTCTCAACTAAAAAAAAAGACTTCTGTAGTTCAGTGTTCTACGCCTCAGTCAGCGCACAAGACGGCTCTCCCTAATTTTTGCACAATTAAGATTATCAATGAACAATTTCAGTTTCAGCCTCTACTTTTCAATCAAATCAAGGCCTTCTTAAATGCGACAGAGGCACCCGCTCCGGGCAGTCATGCAAATATTCCGTTCAGCACTGCGTCAGACTGTCTGGTAATTGGTGTTTTAGGATGCCAGTCCGTTGGGAAGTCCACGCTGATGAATGCTATTTACCACTGTCAAAGGGAGTGGGAAAGTGGTGCTTTGGTTGGGCCATTTAAAATAGCTACTCACAAAACGCTTCTCTCTTCTCAACATCAGACTACTGGAGTCGACATGGCGATCGGTTGTTTTACTGGCAATTCTGGCGCGGTAAGCACTCATTCTTCAAATCTGATTAGCTCCAGTGGTGGAGAGCGATTATTGCTGCTTGACGTACAGCCCTTTCCGACTGCGACTATGCTCGCTAATTTAAAACGGTCGGAACCTCAGCTAATTTCAGACACCAAAACCTATGAGcacatgcttcatctgtcttctatacATCTCGGCCTTTTCCTTTTATCTGCGTGTCATATCCTTTTGGTTGTCGACGACCGTACTACTGCCATCAGCAACTGGAAGTACCTTCGCACTCTAGAGATGTTAAAATGGATGCTCCCCGATGTTTCGGAGATTGGCTCGTTTCCATCGCCGTCTGTCTACGTACCTAAGCTCAAGCAAAACTTGGATAATTCGAGTCCGCTCGAACGGTATTCTTCCATGATCATTGAATGTCGCACTAGAGCCATGGAAACTGACTTCCACCAGAGCAGTAACGAGCAGCATTCTATGGTTCCTGAGAAAAAACAATTCAGAGACCGTCGTCGACACCAAACTCGTTCCAATTCCTGCTTAGACGACGAAATTCAATCCTTATACATTGAGAAAACTGAAGACATCACCTCTTTTGTTGGGAGCGGGTTTGGCTACACCGAGGAAGAAAACATGGCCAGCATTTTAGACGGTTTTCCTCTATACAACTCCGAATCCGAGTACTTTCCTAGCATCATGTTTGTCTTCAATAGGCTTTCTCAACTTGAAATGTCTGAAAGCTTCACATCAAACGTACGCGTGTCTCTAGAGAACTATTTCCAGAACACTCGATTTGCCCCTTCCTCAATCAACCCGGAAACAAACAGTCGCCAATCCAGTGTAGAGTTTTGCTTCATTCCGAGTCTATTATCCTACTCCATGTTGAATCCTCTACCCAAgcaaattttgattcatttctcTAGGCGAGTTCTCAGCATGCCCCGGCCTCAATTCCGAAAGTCGCAACTCTCTCTTAAAGAGTGGCTAATGAATGCCAGCAAGCTTTGGGAATTCATCAAACAGTCGCCCGTGCTCAGTCAGTATAACGAAATACTCAAAAAAATAGTATATTAA
- the LOC126323784 gene encoding U3 small nucleolar RNA-associated protein 15 homolog, producing MSEKYRRLTIKRFPQSGEAKSEEENFWKKFRFPILIKQHTAITSIDFSPVLPYDFVVTNSLCAQIFSSTTNEVQKTLNRFKGTAYSVKYRSDGQLLVAGGEECVIRVFDVNTKSVLRHFNQAHKKPIHVTRFSQNNTHILSGADDCYLSCWDIVSQAKVTSIEAHKDHIRCGIISPTSEHIWVSGSYDHTVKIWDMRSNQCVSTLMHEDPVEDVLMLPSGGILISASGNKIRVWDILGSFNCLETISNHQKTITGLAYDHTRSRLFASSLESNVKIYDINSYKLAHTIKCSAPVLSVAVSPNSTSLVAGMNNGMLAIYHRIVKLKDRSLNHKIEVDKITHQYLMRGTTLEASNRDIKINWSKKQRLAPYDKYLKKFQYKKALDAALESSPLVAVSMIEEFIKRHALNVPLSGRNEVTLQPILLFTLRNITNPRYMSVLLHVLQTILDLYKSTIGKSNITDRIYIKLGKKLKSEIKLQKQLFNLQGIFDSLFATQTIYTMIKKNVSNTKQPSNTMFLENVRRREILGNDIL from the exons ATGTCTGAAAAATACCGGAGACTTACGATTAAGCGATTCCCCCAATCTGGCGAAGCCaagtctgaagaagagaacttctgGAAAAAATTCCGA TTCCCTATACTCATAAAGCAACACACGGCCATAACTTCAATTGATTTTTCACCCGTCTTGCCATATGACTTCGTGGTGACTAATTCCCTATGT GCTCAAATCTTTAGCAGTACTACGAATGAAGTTCAAAAAACATTGAATCGTTTCAAAGGCACTGCCTATAGCGTAAAATATCGGTCAGATGGCCAATTACTTGTCGCTGGAGGAGAAGAGTGTGTCATCAGAGTATTTGACGTAAATACAAAATCGGTGCTACGTCATTTCAATCAAGCACACAAAAAACCCATTCATGTCACTCGGTTCTCACAAAATAATACCCATATTTTATCTGGAGCCGATGACTGTTATTTATCTTGTTGGGACATTGTTAGTCAAGCTAAGGTTACATCTATTGAGGCGCACAAAGATCATATCAGATGTGGAATCATATCTCCGACTAGTGAACACATATGGGTTTCTGGATCTTACGACCACACTGTTAAAATTTGGGATATGAGGTCCAATCAATGTGTATCGACTTTAATGCATGAAGACCCAGTAGAAGACGTGCTGATGTTACCAAGCGGTGGAATTCTAATTTCTGCATCAGGAAATAAAATCCGCGTTTGGGATATACTGGGTAGTTTTAATTGTTTGGAAACTATCTCTAACCACCAAAAAACCATAACAGGGTTAGCTTATGATCATACGCGATCTAGACTATTTGCCTCTTCTCTAGAAAGCAACGTCAAAATTTACGACATCAATTCATACAAGCTAGCTCACACAATCAAGTGTTCAGCTCCTGTCCTTTCTGTTGCCGTTTCACCTAACTCTACGAGTTTGGTAGCAGGAATGAATAATGGAATGCTCGCCATCTACCACAGAATAGTCAAGCTCAAGGATAGATCATTAAATCATAAGATCGAAGTCGACAAAATTACTCATCAATACTTAATGAGAGGCACAACCTTGGAGGCAAGCAACCGTGATATCAAAATTAATTGGTCTAAAAAGCAAAGATTGGCACCGTAtgataaatatttgaagaaatttcaATACAAAAAGGCACTTGATGCCGCACTAGAGTCATCACCTTTAGTAGCTGTAAGCATGATCGAAGAGTTTATAAAAAGACATGCACTCAATGTTCCCCTGTCTGGAAGGAACGAAGTAACACTCCAGCCTATATTGCTGTTCACATTAAGAAATATTACCAACCCTCGTTACATGTCAGTTTTGCTTCATGTGCTACAGACTATATTAG ATCTTTATAAGTCCACTATTGGTAAATCAAACATTACCGACAGGATTTATATTAAacttggaaaaaaactgaaaagtgAAATTAAGCTCCAGAAGCAATTATTCAATTTACAAGGCATTTTTGATTCACTCTTTGCCACTCAAACCATTTACACCATGATCAAGAAAAACGTCAGTAATACAAAACAGCCATCCAATACCATGTTCTTAGAAAATGTTCGCCGTCGAGAAATCTTAGGAAATGACATATTATGA
- the LOC126323760 gene encoding uncharacterized protein LOC126323760, with amino-acid sequence MGDALDDVSEDSFRIIEVAGHQYRVFDSLRTTENSQQEDRHTSSGDDLVVPSTDSALFGHVDDDTTTQTDSNAQFITAEKAAISSCDVPNYFISIPMTDPALQKNVECLYSEIKSLPFCPYLDPFLIDTSKLHITIAMLVLNSESRVEEAKALLNSLSPEIDALIGDNELQVEFEQTLSSMQPNPSACRVLYAKPTRSTEKLLRPIADLILLSFMKEGFTQLKAFSPTKLHMTILNVRTASKRADESEATRGINVGPVLKLSHRFSVVRPKSIHLSQRHKFDENGYYHSVSKIDLAREKN; translated from the exons ATGGGTGATGCACTCGACGACGTGTCAGAAGATTCTTTTCGAATTATAGAGGTTGCAGGCCATCAATATAGGGTGTTTGATTCGCTTAGGACAACGGAAAATAGCCAGCAAGAAGATCGTCATACATCGTCCG GCGATGACCTTGTTGTACCATCCACTGATTCTGCCCTTTTTGGTCAC GTCGATGATGACACCACCACCCAGACTGATTCTAACGCCCAATTTATCACTGCCGAGAAGGCCGCTATATCCTCTTGTGACGTTCCAAATTATTTCATCAGTATTCCCATGACCGATCCAGCTCTTCAAAAAAACGTTGAATGTTTATATTCCGAAATCAAATCGCTGCCCTTTTGCCCGTACCTGGATCCCTTCCTTATAGATACCAGTAAGTTGCACATCACAATTGCCATGCTTGTCCTCAACTCTGAATCCAGGGTAGAAGAGGCCAAAGCTTTGCTTAACTCTTTGAGCCCAGAAATCGACGCATTGATAGGAGATAACGAACTTCAAGTCGAGTTTGAACAAACTCTATCATCAATGCAACCAAATCCCTCTGCTTGTAGGGTTTTGTATGCGAAGCCAACTCGTTCTACCGAAAAATTATTAAGACCTATCGCAGACTTGATTTTGCTCTCGTTCATGAAAGAGGGTTTTACCCAACTGAAGGCATTTTCTCCTACCAAGCTACACATGACTATTTTGAATGTGAGAACGGCTTCAAAAAGAGCAGACGAGTCTGAGGCTACCAGAGGCATCAATGTTGGGCCCGTTCTGAAGCTTTCGCATAGATTCAGCGTGGTTCGCCCAAAATCCATCCACCTGTCTCAAAGACATAAGTTTGACGAAAATGGATACTATCATAGCGTCTCTAAAATCGACCTAGCTAGAGAAAAAAATTAG
- the LOC126323782 gene encoding AP-1 complex subunit gamma-like → MPSLLDTIRQIRFAKTATEEREIIARECADIRTSFKKEETKSRVKNILKLIYFHILGYPTKFAQIECLKLIASTIYAEKRVGYLALTMMSDENQEVLMLATNSIKKDLNHSSQHVVSLALTAIGNIASTEIARDCSDDVEVHLSNANAYIRKKAILASLRILRKAPDLLDQFIPRIPKLLEDRNHGVILTTIALINEMCKIGQNCHKNFAVLVPHFVEILSALLQYTYSLEYDIGGVFNPFLQVKILQLLRVLGKGNREASERMSAILTSIASNADGTHNAGNSVLYECVNTIMGIESDSGLKILAINTLVKLLFKTENNNRYVVLNIFCSANYPELGVIQRYKQAIFACIQDEDVSIRKRALELSYSLVNEQNVESLVQLLIGFLQKVDKQFCCEVVAKLCIIVEKFAPSVLWHFDTILEIMMKTVNCVTEQTCFTLITMISKNPDLHSHAVHRLFEALKNDQSQKHLTEVAVWCIGEFGHYLVSQNSLQSSIDGNTMNFLFKDPTSIAPKDVMDLLQLILNSSPFLVNKYLVLTALAKFVVHVGDQSAIDQARKIFASCLGHLDLDIQQRSVEYKSILNYRNLWKSVFAPISCEKIKSIMDSEFPNSALFNLNTSSPQPEQSTNIIDALNVLDQGPSNKGLNPFDSKSTSGTIDLLSLFAPPPESKPYLTKGTSMMAAPEPSHYYQSSPNLSASNSASPINQPPTYAPVHVFTSPENLDLVLEISKPTPNDLQYTLLTAIFKNFGFYPITDFDLKVAVPKYLRLQMLHASSKNLLPNGTDSIQQQIKIVNTMHNEMPIVLKLRLEYKINGNPIVHICDVNTLPPNL, encoded by the exons ATGCCAAGTCTCCTCGACACAATCAGACAAATTCGTTTTGCCAAAACTGCAACAGAAGAGCGTGAAATTATTGCTAGAGAATGTGCTGATATTCGCACTTCCTTCAAAAAAGAAGAAACTAAATCAAGGGTAAAGAATATCCTCAAActcatttattttcacattttgggCTATCCTACCAAATTTGCGCAAATAGAATGTCTCAAGCTCATTGCTTCCACTATCTATGCCGAAAAACGCGTTGGATATTTGGCTCTAACGATGATGTCGGACGAGAATCAAGAGGTTTTGATGCTGGCTACCAATTCaataaaaaa AGATTTGAATCATAGCAGCCAGCACGTCGTTTCCTTGGCACTGACCGCGATTGGCAatattgcttctactgagatagcaAGAGACTGCTCAGATGATGTTGAAGTTCACTTGAGCAATGCGAATGCTTATATTCGTAAAAAG GCGATTTTGGCTTCGTTGAGGATTTTACGAAAGGCGCCAGATTTGCTAGATCAATTCATCCCCAGGATTCCAAAGCTCCTTGAGGATAGGAACCATGGCGTCATTCTTACTACCATAGCTCTTATCAACGAAATGTGCAAAATAGGTCAAAACTGCCATAAAAACTTTGCCGTTCTTGTGCCTCATTTTGTTGAGATTCTGTCTGCCCTTTTGCAATATACCTATTCGCTTGAATACGATATTGGGGGAGTTTTCAATCCATTTTTGCAAGTCAAAATTCTTCAACTCCTTCGTGTTTTGGGCAAAGGCAATCGCGAGGCGAGTGAAAGAATGTCTGCTATACTGACTTCTATTGCCTCGAACGCAGACGGCACCCACAATGCGGGCAACTCTGTTCTATATGAATGTGTCAATACGATTATGGGAATTGAATCGGATTCTGGCTTGAAGATTTTGGCTATCAATACTCTCGTGAAATTGCTATTCAAGACGGAAAACAACAACCGATATGTCGTTTTGAACATCTTTTGTTCGGCCAATTATCCTGAGTTGGGTGTCATTCAGAGGTACAAGCAGGCTATTTTTGCCTGCATACAGGACGAAGATGTTAGTATTCGAAAGAGGGCGCTCGAACTAAGCTATTCATTGGTGAATGAACAAAATGTCGAGTCCTTGGTTCAGTTGTTGATTGGCTTTTTGCAGAAGGTGGACAAACAATTTTGTTGTGAAGTTGTAGCCAAGTTATGCATTATCGTTGAGAAGTTTGCGCCTTCTGTGCTTTGGCATTTTGACACCATTCTAGAAATTATGATGAAAACGGTCAACTGCGTTACAGAACAAACATGCTTCACACTTATCACGATGATTTCGAAGAACCCGGACCTGCATAGCCATGCAGTCCATAGGCTGTTTGAAGCTTTAAAGAATGACCAATCTCAA AAACATTTGACAGAGGTGGCTGTTTGGTGCATTGGCGAGTTTGGCCATTATTTAGTTTCTCAGAACAGTCTGCAAAGTTCGATAGATGGCAATACGATGAATTTTCTTTTTAAAGATCCTACTTCTATCGCTCCGAAGGATGTTATGGATCTTCTTCAGCTCATTTTGAATTCTTCACCGTTTCTTGTCAATAAGTACCTAGTACTGACGGCGCTGGCTAAGTTCGTCGTTCACGTTGGTGACCAAAGCGCGATAGATCAAGCCCGTAAAATATTTGCCTCGTGTCTGGGCCATCTCGATCTCGATATTCAACAACGTTCTGTAGAGTATAAGTCAATCTTGAACTATCGCAATCTCTGGAAATCTGTATTTGCCCCAATCTCCTGCGAAAAAATCAAATCCATCATGGACTCTGAATTTCCAAACTCAGCCCTTTTCAACTTGAATACATCATCTCCCCAGCCTGAGCAATCAACGAACATCATAGACGCTTTGAATGTTTTGGACCAAGGCCCTTCAAATAAGGGCTTAAATCCGTTTGATTCGAAGTCCACTTCAGGCACCAtagacctactttctttgtttgctCCACCGCCCGAGTCCAAACCTTATCTTACAAAAGGCACTTCGATGATGGCTGCACCTGAACCCAGCCATTATTATCAGTCAAGCCCAAATTTAAGCGCCTCGAACAGCGCCAGCCCTATAAATCAGCCACCGACATATGCCCCCGTTCATGTCTTCACCTCTCCTGAAAACTTAGATTTGGTCCTGGAGATTTCGAAACCCACTCCAAACGATCTCCAATATACCCTCCTCACGGCAATCTTCAAAAACTTTGGCTTTTATCCCATCACCGATTTCGATCTAAAGGTAGCCGTCCCAAAATACCTGAGATTACAAATGCTGCATGCCAGCAGCAAAAACTTATTGCCCAACGGCACGGATTCCATCCAGCAGCAAATTAAAATAGTGAACACAATGCACAACGAAATGCCAATTGTACTCAAACTTCGactcgagtacaaaataaatggtaATCCTATTGTGCATATTTGCGACGTCAACACGCTACCCCCTAACCTATAA
- the LOC126323749 gene encoding uncharacterized protein LOC126323749, giving the protein MSLYPALHNPQVRAPKWWLVNAHGHRVGRLATQLVKLLSGKYKPSYNPSADCGDYVVLINARHVVFSGKKMETKYYRWHTGWIGGLKQRKAKDMFEKKPTEVMRLAVKRMLPKNKLGLHFLSRFLIYPDDTHPHQDEHLEQYLPDQTTPVCRYSHYDPKYHSKVLFSLEKTEDGTCTLQGGITRPKATRKEILAAKRSGYYGGGITRAPKESPIPNMSLLGPALSSQEWAHVRKLIKEGYDGKDWPVPPNTSTNILNYTKAALAKLEHIKSNPLPAPYPVSSYLNAEEIDEVLKNKKTSG; this is encoded by the exons ATGAGCTTGTATCCAGCACTTCAC AACCCGCAAGTCAGGGCTCCAAAATGGTGGTTAGTGAATGCTCATGGACACCGGGTGGGCCGTCTTGCTACTCAGCTAGTCAAATTGTTATCT GGAAAATACAAACCTTCATACAATCCGTCCGCGGACTGTGGGGATTACGTCGTACTTATTAATGCTAGACACGTCGTTTTCAgtggaaaaaaaatggaaacaaaatattACAGGTGGCATACTGGATGGATCGGTGGCCTCAAGCAGCGTAAGGCAAAAGATATGTTCGAAAAGAAGCCAACTGAAGTGATGAGATTAGCAGTGAAGCGTATGCTGCCAAAAAACAAACTTGGCCTCCATTTTTTAAGCCGGTTTTTGATCTACCCAGATGATACGCATCCTCACCAAgatgaacatttggaacagtacctgCCTGATCAAACAACGCCCGTCTGCAGATATAGCCATTACGATCCCAAATACCACTCAAAAGTCCTTTTCTCGTTAGAGAAGACTGAGGACGGTACATGCACGTTACAAGGAGGTATCACTCGTCCAAAAGCAACGCGCAAAGAAATTCTGGCTGCTAAGAGGTCCGGATATTATGGTGGAGGTATTACTCGAGCACCCAAGGAGTCACCTATACCTAACATGTCCCTCTTGGGGCCTGCTTTGTCCTCTCAAGAGTGGGCTCATGTCCGGAAACTAATAAAAGAAGGCTATGATGGCAAAGATTGGCCGGTGCCACCTAATACATCAACAAACATATTGAACTATACCAAAGCCGCACTTGCCAAGCTCGAGCATATAAAATCGAATCCATTGCCCGCGCCGTATCCTGTTTCATCCTACTTGAATGCAGAGGAAATcgatgaagttttgaagaataaaaAGACCAGCGGATAA